One stretch of Amycolatopsis sp. NBC_00345 DNA includes these proteins:
- a CDS encoding transglutaminase-like domain-containing protein yields MVQATVDVEFGVRVTKPGLAAISIAAVRADEDELTVSGGGTPRTAEFEHGTRAEVYDLPEGEHRVTYHGVRTLRRVAAEPVTVADIARYTRPSRYCPSDRMGGLVPPAVYAAEGDAARVRAIVDHVNGRLAYVVGSGRPTDDAIDTLLAGEGVCRDFAHVCVALCRIVDIPARFTAVYAPGLRPMDFHAVFEAAVGGHWQVFDATHLAPRQTMLRIATGRDAADTPFLATLGCELDFLGATVFATTDGALPHDDWDKAVTLA; encoded by the coding sequence ATGGTCCAAGCCACCGTCGACGTCGAGTTCGGCGTCCGCGTCACCAAGCCCGGCCTCGCCGCGATTTCGATCGCCGCCGTGCGCGCCGACGAGGACGAGCTGACGGTCTCCGGCGGCGGGACGCCCCGGACCGCCGAGTTCGAGCACGGCACCCGCGCGGAGGTCTACGACCTGCCCGAGGGCGAGCACCGCGTCACCTACCACGGCGTGCGCACGCTGCGCCGGGTCGCGGCCGAGCCGGTGACCGTCGCCGACATCGCCCGCTACACCCGGCCGAGCCGGTACTGCCCGTCCGACCGGATGGGCGGCCTGGTGCCGCCCGCGGTCTACGCCGCCGAAGGTGACGCGGCGCGGGTGCGCGCGATCGTCGACCACGTGAACGGGCGGCTCGCGTACGTCGTGGGCTCCGGGCGCCCGACTGACGACGCGATCGACACGCTGCTGGCCGGCGAAGGCGTCTGCCGCGACTTCGCGCACGTCTGCGTGGCGCTCTGCCGGATCGTCGACATCCCCGCGCGCTTCACCGCCGTCTACGCGCCGGGCCTGCGGCCGATGGACTTCCACGCCGTGTTCGAGGCCGCGGTCGGCGGCCACTGGCAGGTGTTCGACGCCACCCACCTCGCGCCGCGCCAGACCATGCTTCGCATCGCCACCGGACGGGACGCCGCCGACACCCCGTTCCTGGCCACCCTCGGCTGCGAGCTCGACTTCCTCGGCGCCACCGTCTTCGCCACCACCGACGGCGCGCTGCCCCATGACGACTGGGACAAAGCGGTGACCCTGGCCTGA
- a CDS encoding YhjD/YihY/BrkB family envelope integrity protein has product MKRSRDSPGPSRWARARARYRWLDHLARATNRYIDYGGYHYVASITYFSLLSLVPLLMLSSSAAGFVLATQPQLLGSLVHAISGTLPGTLGTKATDLLTGFVEQRTSVGLAGLVVGLYSGWNWMNALRDALTAMYGQNRSDQPLLRTILMDVLALLGLAAALLVSFLITVSGTAVGRYLLGLVGVTDESWGHTVLSATSVPLALLADWLVFLWVLTRLPRERVGWRSAMRGAVAAALGFELLKQAGGFYLSLISDSPSGVAFGSVIGLLFFISLIARMLIYITSWTATAGDAPQRPIPPPSPTSLRPVVAPKPSGALPAALGVVAGVLGTLFALRGRRRRDS; this is encoded by the coding sequence GTGAAGCGTTCCCGTGACAGCCCGGGGCCCAGCCGGTGGGCCCGTGCGCGGGCCCGGTACCGGTGGCTCGACCACCTGGCCCGGGCCACCAACCGGTACATCGACTACGGCGGCTACCACTACGTCGCCTCGATCACCTACTTCAGCCTGCTTTCGCTGGTGCCGCTGCTGATGCTGTCGTCATCGGCCGCCGGTTTCGTGCTGGCGACCCAGCCGCAGCTGCTCGGCTCGCTGGTGCACGCGATCTCCGGCACGCTGCCGGGCACGCTCGGGACCAAGGCCACCGACCTGCTGACCGGCTTCGTCGAGCAGCGCACCAGCGTCGGCCTGGCAGGACTGGTCGTCGGGCTGTACTCGGGCTGGAACTGGATGAACGCGCTGCGGGACGCGCTCACCGCGATGTACGGGCAGAACCGCTCGGACCAGCCGCTGCTGCGCACCATCCTGATGGACGTGCTCGCGTTGCTCGGCCTCGCCGCCGCGCTGCTGGTGTCGTTCCTGATCACCGTGTCCGGCACCGCGGTCGGCCGGTACCTGCTGGGGCTGGTCGGGGTCACCGACGAGAGCTGGGGCCACACCGTGCTGTCGGCGACGTCCGTGCCGCTGGCGCTGCTCGCGGACTGGCTGGTCTTCCTCTGGGTGCTCACGCGGCTGCCGCGCGAGCGGGTCGGCTGGCGCAGCGCGATGCGCGGGGCGGTCGCCGCGGCGCTCGGCTTCGAACTCCTGAAACAGGCCGGTGGCTTCTACCTGAGCCTGATCAGCGACTCGCCTTCGGGCGTCGCGTTCGGCTCGGTGATCGGCCTGCTGTTCTTCATCTCCCTGATCGCGCGGATGCTGATCTACATCACCTCGTGGACGGCCACGGCCGGCGACGCCCCGCAACGGCCGATCCCGCCGCCGTCGCCGACCTCGCTGCGGCCGGTGGTCGCGCCGAAGCCGAGCGGCGCGCTGCCCGCGGCCCTCGGCGTTGTCGCCGGGGTGCTGGGCACGCTGTTCGCTTTGCGCGGCCGCCGCCGTCGAGACTCGTGA
- a CDS encoding thiolase domain-containing protein has product MTKQLAAVLGTGQTHHRAKRLDVSMPGLLREAIDRAMADAGVGWDEIEAVVLGKAPDLFEGVMMPELFLADAIGATGKPLLRVHTAGSVGGSTALVAASLVQAGIHRRVLTVAFEKQSESNAMWGLSILPPFQMPVGAGAGGYFAPHVRSYIRRSGTPEHIGAIVAAKDRRNGALNPYAHLRQADITVESVQASQMLWDPIRYDETCPSSDGACAMVIGDEAAGDAVEGGAAWIHATAMRTEPTTFAGRDQVSPQAGRDAAAALWHEAGITDPLSEVDVAEIYVPFSWFEPMWLENLGFAAEGQGWKVTEAGDTALGGRLPVNPSGGVLSSNPIGASGMLRFSEAAKQVMGRAGDYQVDGARVALGHAYGGGSQYFSMWVVGSGKPSS; this is encoded by the coding sequence ATGACCAAGCAACTCGCCGCCGTGCTCGGCACCGGGCAGACGCACCACCGGGCCAAGCGCCTCGACGTGTCCATGCCCGGCCTGCTGCGTGAGGCGATCGACCGCGCGATGGCCGACGCCGGCGTCGGCTGGGACGAGATCGAGGCCGTGGTCCTCGGCAAGGCACCGGACCTGTTCGAGGGCGTGATGATGCCCGAGCTGTTCCTGGCCGACGCCATCGGCGCCACCGGGAAACCGTTGCTGCGCGTGCACACCGCGGGCTCCGTCGGCGGCTCGACCGCGCTCGTGGCCGCGTCGCTGGTGCAGGCCGGGATCCACCGGCGGGTGCTCACCGTGGCGTTCGAGAAGCAGTCGGAGTCGAACGCGATGTGGGGCCTGTCGATCCTGCCACCGTTCCAGATGCCGGTGGGCGCCGGCGCGGGCGGCTACTTCGCGCCGCACGTGCGCTCCTACATCCGCCGTTCCGGGACGCCGGAGCACATCGGCGCCATCGTCGCGGCGAAGGACCGTCGCAACGGGGCGCTCAACCCGTACGCACACCTGCGGCAGGCGGACATCACGGTCGAGTCCGTGCAGGCGTCGCAGATGCTGTGGGACCCGATCCGCTACGACGAGACCTGCCCGTCTTCCGACGGCGCCTGCGCGATGGTGATCGGCGACGAAGCGGCCGGTGACGCCGTCGAGGGCGGCGCCGCCTGGATCCACGCGACGGCCATGCGCACCGAGCCCACCACGTTCGCCGGGCGGGACCAGGTGAGCCCGCAGGCCGGCCGGGACGCCGCGGCGGCGCTGTGGCACGAGGCCGGGATCACCGACCCACTGTCCGAAGTGGACGTCGCGGAGATCTACGTGCCGTTCTCCTGGTTCGAGCCGATGTGGCTGGAGAACCTCGGCTTCGCCGCGGAGGGCCAGGGCTGGAAGGTGACGGAGGCGGGCGACACCGCGCTCGGCGGCCGGCTGCCGGTCAACCCCTCCGGCGGCGTGCTGTCGTCCAACCCGATCGGCGCGTCCGGGATGCTGCGCTTCTCCGAGGCGGCCAAGCAGGTGATGGGCCGCGCCGGCGACTACCAGGTGGACGGCGCGCGGGTCGCGCTCGGCCACGCGTACGGCGGCGGCTCGCAGTACTTCAGCATGTGGGTGGTCGGGTCAGGCAAGCCAAGCTCGTGA
- a CDS encoding thiolase domain-containing protein produces MPEVAVAGFAQAPNVRETPGTTNGVEMLVPIFAEVFAATGLSKEDIGFWCSGSSDYLAGRAFSFIAAVDAIGAFPPIHESHVEMDAAWALYEAWLKIRMGEVDTALVYGFGKASAGQLRRVLALQLDPYVVGPLWPDSLAIAGLQARMGLDAGLWSEKDLAEVAVRSRADAAGNPAAQVSGVVGTAELLDTPYVADPLREHDIAPVSDGAAVIVLASAERAKDLVDRPAILTGIEHRVDSPVLGARDLTRSPSTEAAAKALDLDGVELAELHAPFTHQELILRGALGLGADVRINPSGGALTGNPMFSAGLARIGEAAARIHRGEAAKALAHATGGPALQQNLLAVLEAR; encoded by the coding sequence ATGCCTGAAGTCGCCGTCGCCGGGTTCGCGCAGGCGCCGAACGTCCGGGAGACGCCGGGCACCACCAACGGCGTCGAGATGCTGGTGCCGATCTTCGCCGAGGTCTTCGCCGCCACCGGACTGTCCAAAGAGGACATCGGGTTCTGGTGCTCCGGCTCGTCGGACTACCTGGCCGGGCGCGCGTTCTCGTTCATCGCCGCGGTGGACGCCATCGGCGCGTTCCCGCCCATCCACGAGTCCCACGTCGAGATGGACGCGGCCTGGGCGCTGTACGAGGCCTGGCTGAAGATCCGCATGGGCGAGGTCGACACCGCGCTCGTCTACGGCTTCGGCAAGGCCAGCGCGGGACAGCTGCGCCGGGTGCTCGCGCTGCAGCTGGACCCGTACGTCGTCGGCCCGCTGTGGCCGGACTCGCTGGCGATCGCCGGGCTCCAGGCGCGGATGGGCCTGGACGCCGGGCTGTGGTCCGAAAAGGACCTCGCCGAAGTCGCCGTCCGCTCGCGCGCCGACGCCGCCGGCAATCCTGCCGCGCAGGTGTCCGGAGTGGTCGGGACGGCCGAGCTGCTGGACACGCCGTACGTCGCGGATCCGTTGCGGGAACACGACATCGCGCCGGTCTCCGACGGCGCCGCGGTGATCGTGCTGGCCAGTGCGGAGCGAGCGAAGGACCTGGTGGACCGGCCCGCGATCCTCACCGGGATCGAGCACCGCGTCGACTCCCCCGTGCTCGGCGCGCGGGACCTCACCCGCTCGCCGTCCACCGAGGCCGCCGCGAAGGCGCTGGACCTCGACGGCGTCGAGCTGGCGGAGCTGCACGCGCCGTTCACGCACCAGGAGCTGATCCTGCGCGGCGCGCTCGGCCTCGGCGCCGACGTCCGGATCAACCCCTCCGGCGGCGCGCTGACCGGAAATCCGATGTTCTCCGCCGGGCTGGCCCGGATCGGCGAGGCCGCCGCCCGCATCCACCGGGGCGAGGCGGCCAAGGCGCTCGCGCACGCGACCGGCGGCCCAGCCCTGCAGCAGAACCTCCTCGCCGTCCTGGAGGCACGATGA
- a CDS encoding Zn-ribbon domain-containing OB-fold protein gives MTVSEIPLSAPLDVGFDYTRSTGPVLGRFVNALRERRIEGVRGSDGRVHVPPPEYDPVTAAPLTEFVPVAEEGTVVSWSWCAEPLDGQPLGRPFAWVLVRLDGADTALLHALDAGDPGSVHTGQRVRVRWADETVGHIRDIAYFLPAGAPDTTPTEPPPPVAKREEGAPVSVVMTPVHLRYRHSASPEESRYLRGLAEGKLIGQRCPACTKVYIPPRGACPTDGVPTTDEVELPDTGIVTTFCIVNVPFLGQRIKPPYVAAYILLDGADIAFLHLVLGCDAADVRMGLRVRAAWKPREEWWTSLENISHFEPTGEPDAPYESFAHHL, from the coding sequence GTGACGGTTTCAGAGATCCCGCTCTCCGCCCCGCTCGACGTCGGCTTCGACTACACACGCTCGACCGGGCCGGTACTGGGCCGGTTCGTCAACGCGCTGCGCGAGCGCCGGATCGAAGGCGTGCGCGGCAGTGACGGGCGGGTGCACGTGCCCCCGCCCGAGTACGACCCGGTGACCGCCGCGCCGCTGACCGAGTTCGTGCCGGTGGCCGAGGAGGGCACCGTCGTCTCGTGGTCGTGGTGCGCGGAGCCGCTCGACGGCCAGCCGCTGGGCCGCCCGTTCGCCTGGGTGCTGGTGCGGCTCGACGGCGCGGACACCGCCCTGCTGCACGCCCTCGACGCGGGCGACCCCGGCAGTGTCCACACCGGACAGCGCGTGCGCGTCCGCTGGGCCGACGAGACCGTGGGCCACATCCGCGACATCGCCTACTTCCTGCCCGCCGGCGCGCCGGACACCACGCCCACCGAGCCGCCGCCCCCGGTCGCGAAACGCGAGGAGGGCGCGCCCGTCAGCGTGGTCATGACGCCAGTACACCTGCGCTACCGGCATTCCGCGTCGCCCGAGGAGAGCCGCTACCTGCGGGGGCTCGCCGAAGGCAAGCTGATCGGGCAGCGCTGCCCGGCCTGCACCAAGGTCTACATCCCGCCGCGCGGCGCCTGCCCCACCGACGGCGTGCCGACCACCGACGAGGTGGAACTGCCCGACACCGGCATCGTCACCACGTTCTGCATCGTCAACGTGCCGTTCCTCGGCCAGCGGATCAAGCCGCCGTACGTCGCCGCGTACATCCTGCTCGACGGCGCCGACATCGCCTTCCTGCACCTGGTGCTCGGCTGCGACGCCGCGGACGTGCGGATGGGCCTGCGCGTGCGCGCCGCGTGGAAGCCGCGCGAGGAGTGGTGGACGTCGCTGGAGAACATCAGCCACTTCGAGCCGACCGGCGAGCCGGACGCGCCGTACGAATCCTTCGCCCACCACCTGTGA
- a CDS encoding acyl-CoA synthetase, with protein sequence MNLGLWTIAAAAPDRTALVDPDGREVGYGELAAKADRYARGLRELGLGVGDVVVLLQPNGDELVAAYFAAIQSGLYVVVVNWHLVGPEVAYILQDSGAKAFLAHERFAEVAVAAADEAGLPESARFAVGAVPGFRRVEELGAGLGDGRPEERTAGSPMLYTSGTTGRPKGVRRPLTGADPDDVPAASTWFFGIFGLKPHDGHVHLCGSPLYHTAVLNFVVISLQLGHTAVLMDRWDAADMLRLIERHRVTHSHMVPTQFRRLLALPDDVRSGHDLSSLRVMIHGAAPCPLEVKRRMLDWWGPVVTEYYAATEGGGTVISGEDWLRKPGSVGLPWPGSTIRILDDGGSELPAGEVGTVYMKMGDSKFEYHRDPEKTKQSRVADLFTLGDVGHLDADGYLYLHDRKADLIISGGVNIYPAEIEGELVMHPKVADIAVFGLPHEDWGEEIKAVVQPAEGISPSPELTSELLAYAATRLARFKLPRSVDYLDELPRDPNGKLYKRRLRERYVS encoded by the coding sequence ATGAACCTCGGACTGTGGACCATCGCCGCCGCGGCACCGGACCGGACCGCGCTGGTAGACCCGGACGGCCGGGAAGTCGGCTACGGCGAGCTGGCCGCCAAGGCGGACCGGTACGCGCGCGGGCTGCGGGAGCTGGGCCTCGGCGTCGGCGACGTCGTGGTGCTGCTGCAGCCGAACGGAGACGAACTCGTGGCGGCGTACTTCGCCGCGATCCAGTCCGGGCTGTACGTGGTGGTGGTGAACTGGCACCTCGTCGGCCCGGAAGTCGCCTACATCCTGCAGGACAGCGGCGCGAAGGCGTTCCTCGCGCACGAGCGGTTCGCCGAGGTCGCCGTCGCGGCGGCCGACGAGGCGGGCCTGCCCGAGTCCGCCCGGTTCGCGGTCGGCGCGGTGCCCGGGTTCCGCCGGGTGGAGGAACTGGGCGCGGGCCTGGGCGACGGCCGCCCCGAGGAGCGCACCGCGGGCTCGCCGATGCTGTACACCTCGGGCACGACCGGGCGGCCCAAGGGCGTCCGGCGGCCGCTGACCGGCGCGGACCCGGACGACGTGCCCGCGGCGTCCACCTGGTTCTTCGGGATCTTCGGGCTGAAGCCGCACGACGGGCACGTGCACCTGTGCGGCTCGCCGCTCTACCACACGGCGGTGCTCAACTTCGTCGTGATCTCTTTGCAGCTCGGGCACACCGCGGTGCTGATGGACCGCTGGGACGCGGCGGACATGCTGCGGCTGATCGAGCGGCACCGGGTGACGCACAGCCACATGGTGCCCACGCAGTTCCGCCGGCTGCTGGCGCTGCCGGACGACGTGCGCTCGGGCCACGACCTGAGCTCGCTGCGCGTGATGATCCACGGCGCGGCCCCGTGCCCGCTGGAGGTCAAGCGGCGCATGCTCGACTGGTGGGGCCCCGTCGTCACGGAGTACTACGCGGCCACCGAAGGCGGCGGCACAGTGATCTCGGGGGAGGACTGGCTGCGCAAGCCGGGCTCGGTCGGGCTGCCCTGGCCGGGCTCGACGATCCGCATCCTCGACGACGGCGGTTCGGAGCTGCCGGCGGGCGAGGTCGGCACGGTGTACATGAAGATGGGCGACTCGAAGTTCGAGTACCACCGCGACCCGGAGAAGACGAAGCAGTCGCGCGTCGCGGACCTGTTCACCCTGGGCGACGTCGGGCACCTCGACGCGGACGGCTACCTGTACCTGCACGACCGCAAGGCCGACCTGATCATCTCCGGCGGCGTGAACATCTACCCGGCCGAGATCGAGGGTGAGCTGGTGATGCACCCGAAGGTCGCGGACATCGCCGTGTTCGGCCTCCCGCACGAGGACTGGGGCGAGGAGATCAAGGCCGTGGTCCAGCCGGCGGAGGGGATTTCGCCTTCTCCCGAGCTGACTTCGGAGCTCCTGGCCTACGCGGCGACGCGGCTGGCGCGCTTCAAACTGCCGCGATCGGTGGATTACCTGGACGAGCTGCCGCGTGACCCGAACGGGAAGCTGTACAAGCGGCGGCTGCGGGAGCGCTACGTTTCCTGA
- a CDS encoding crotonase/enoyl-CoA hydratase family protein, which produces MTEPHALVTLEGHTLVVTMNRPEARNALSGEMLAIMVEAWDRVDSDDDVRSCVLTGAGGAFCAGADLKAMARDAPAFGSGAFDPSRIEGLLKGRRLTKPLIAAVEGPAIAGGTEILQGTDIRVAGTSARFGVSEARWSLFPMGGSAVRLPRQIPYTVAADLLLTGRHITAEEALAIGLIGHVVPDGQALSRALEIASLIDANGPLAVRAILKTMRDTEGMHEEDAFKLDAQYGIEVFSSADAKEGPRAFAEKRKPRFQGK; this is translated from the coding sequence GTGACTGAGCCGCACGCACTGGTGACGCTGGAGGGCCACACGCTCGTCGTCACCATGAACCGGCCCGAGGCGCGCAACGCGCTGTCGGGCGAGATGCTCGCGATCATGGTCGAGGCCTGGGACCGCGTCGACTCCGACGACGACGTCCGCAGCTGCGTGCTGACGGGCGCGGGCGGCGCGTTCTGCGCGGGCGCGGACCTGAAGGCGATGGCCCGCGACGCGCCGGCGTTCGGCAGCGGCGCGTTCGACCCGAGCCGCATCGAGGGCCTGCTGAAGGGCCGCCGTCTCACCAAGCCGCTGATCGCCGCCGTCGAGGGCCCCGCGATCGCGGGCGGCACGGAGATCCTGCAGGGCACGGACATCCGCGTGGCGGGCACGAGCGCGCGCTTCGGCGTCTCCGAAGCCCGCTGGAGCCTGTTCCCGATGGGCGGCTCCGCCGTGCGGCTGCCGCGCCAGATCCCGTACACCGTCGCCGCCGACCTGCTCCTGACCGGCCGCCACATCACGGCCGAGGAGGCGCTGGCGATCGGCCTGATCGGCCACGTGGTCCCGGACGGCCAAGCCCTCTCGCGCGCGCTGGAGATCGCGTCCCTGATCGACGCGAACGGCCCCCTCGCCGTCCGCGCGATCCTGAAGACCATGCGCGACACCGAAGGCATGCACGAAGAGGACGCCTTCAAGCTGGACGCGCAGTACGGGATCGAGGTTTTCTCCTCCGCCGACGCGAAGGAGGGGCCGCGGGCGTTCGCGGAGAAGCGGAAACCTCGGTTTCAGGGCAAATGA